The Methylobacterium sp. PvR107 genome contains a region encoding:
- the uraD gene encoding 2-oxo-4-hydroxy-4-carboxy-5-ureidoimidazoline decarboxylase — MPDLAAVNRMDQDAFVGLLGGVFEHAAWVAWAAWHERPFASVAALHASMMRAVRAVPAETQRAFLNGHPELAGPEARARSLTADSANEQGGAGLDRMTDAEAAAFDRLNAAYRARFGFPFIIAVRGRSRAEILSVFEARLGRDPAAEAATALDEVAQITRMRLDRLIEA; from the coding sequence GTGCCCGATCTCGCCGCCGTCAACCGGATGGACCAGGACGCCTTCGTGGGCCTCCTCGGGGGCGTGTTCGAGCATGCCGCCTGGGTGGCATGGGCCGCCTGGCACGAGCGGCCCTTCGCCAGCGTCGCGGCCCTGCACGCATCGATGATGCGGGCGGTCCGCGCGGTCCCCGCGGAGACGCAGCGCGCCTTCCTCAACGGCCATCCGGAGCTCGCCGGGCCTGAGGCGCGGGCGCGCAGCCTGACGGCGGATTCGGCGAACGAGCAGGGCGGCGCCGGGCTCGACCGCATGACCGACGCCGAGGCGGCGGCCTTCGACCGGCTGAACGCCGCCTATCGCGCGCGGTTCGGCTTCCCGTTCATCATCGCGGTGCGCGGCCGGAGCCGGGCCGAGATCCTGTCGGTGTTCGAAGCGCGGCTCGGGCGGGATCCGGCGGCCGAGGCGGCGACTGCGCTGGACGAGGTCGCGCAGATCACCCGCATGCGCCTCGATCGTCTGATCGAGGCGTGA
- a CDS encoding DUF3606 domain-containing protein, with translation MSTESRGKTHIDIYDRTVREAWAQRFGVSEERLRKAVTMVGSRITSVAAYLDRPAH, from the coding sequence ATGTCCACCGAATCGCGAGGCAAGACCCATATCGACATCTACGATCGGACCGTGCGCGAGGCCTGGGCCCAGCGCTTCGGGGTGAGCGAGGAGCGGCTTCGCAAGGCCGTCACCATGGTGGGCAGCCGGATCACCAGCGTGGCCGCCTATCTCGACAGGCCGGCCCACTGA
- a CDS encoding four-carbon acid sugar kinase family protein yields the protein MTRLRLIADDLTGTLDTAAGFTGLCGPIPVAWPEILPAEAPGCLAIDSGTRELSEEAAAGIVGGLAPRLRDADIAFKKVDSLLRGPWAAELAAVMRLGAWDRCIVAPAFPYQGRRTESGRQLARRDGGWAPVSGDIAEALRAVGLPARRASVADGPVPGVAVYDADSDADLARVAALGRDGAVLWCGSGGLAAALARGVAAPSDARLAGPVLGLFGSDRTETATQLAACGGHHLVLSPDHPDHAGAVRTRLDRDGVVLASLALPAGTARADAAARIAQTFAGVIDRIPKPGTLLVAGGETLKALCLALRVGRLDVTGQITPGLPRSTLRGGRWDGLAVVSKSGAFGTECVWRDLLHQNGLRPD from the coding sequence ATGACCCGCCTGCGCCTCATCGCCGACGACCTGACCGGCACCCTCGACACGGCGGCCGGCTTCACCGGCCTGTGCGGGCCGATCCCGGTGGCGTGGCCGGAGATCCTGCCCGCCGAGGCGCCCGGCTGCCTGGCGATCGATTCCGGCACCCGCGAGTTGTCGGAGGAGGCTGCCGCCGGGATCGTCGGCGGCCTCGCGCCCCGGCTGCGCGACGCCGACATCGCCTTCAAGAAGGTTGACAGCCTGCTGCGCGGACCCTGGGCGGCGGAACTCGCCGCCGTGATGCGCCTCGGCGCCTGGGATCGCTGCATCGTCGCGCCCGCCTTCCCGTATCAGGGCCGCCGCACCGAGAGCGGGCGGCAGCTCGCGCGGCGAGACGGTGGCTGGGCGCCGGTCTCCGGCGACATCGCCGAGGCGCTGCGGGCGGTTGGGCTTCCGGCGCGCCGGGCCTCCGTCGCCGACGGGCCGGTTCCGGGCGTCGCGGTCTACGACGCGGACAGCGACGCCGATCTGGCGCGGGTGGCGGCGCTCGGCCGGGACGGTGCGGTGCTGTGGTGCGGCAGCGGCGGCCTCGCGGCGGCCCTGGCGCGCGGCGTCGCGGCCCCGAGCGACGCACGTCTCGCCGGCCCGGTACTCGGCCTGTTCGGCTCCGACCGGACCGAGACCGCCACGCAGCTCGCGGCCTGCGGCGGCCATCACCTCGTCCTGTCGCCGGACCACCCGGACCATGCCGGCGCCGTGCGGACGCGTCTCGACCGGGACGGCGTCGTCCTGGCGAGCCTCGCGCTGCCCGCCGGTACGGCCCGGGCGGATGCGGCGGCGCGGATCGCCCAAACCTTCGCGGGCGTGATCGACCGGATCCCGAAGCCCGGCACGCTGCTGGTCGCCGGCGGCGAGACCCTGAAGGCGCTGTGCCTCGCGCTTCGGGTCGGGCGCCTCGACGTCACCGGCCAGATCACCCCCGGCCTGCCGCGCTCGACCCTGCGGGGCGGTCGCTGGGACGGGCTCGCGGTGGTGTCGAAATCGGGCGCCTTCGGAACGGAGTGCGTCTGGCGCGATCTACTTCACCAGAACGGCCTCAGGCCGGACTGA
- a CDS encoding 2-keto-3-deoxygluconate permease produces MQIPIKRSLERVPGGLMVVPLFLGAILHTLFPNIATFFGSFTGALFNGALPILAVFFVCMGAGIDFRAAPAIARKGGVLLASKVGVAALMGVVVGHFLGEAPVLSGAFAGISTLAIVAAMNDTNGGLYLALMGQFGRPKDAGAYAIMSLESGPFLTMVTLGLAGLSAFPWPTLVGSILPLLIGMVLGNLDRDMRAFLSRAAPVMIPFFAFALGFGLDLAKIWQAGLLGIGLGVAVVVVTGAVLFVADRLTGGNGVAGVAAASTAGNAAAVPAIIAAANPAYADAAGPATVLVAASVVVTALLVPLLTAFVAARVRQDADQTEPLLEPVPQPATTAH; encoded by the coding sequence ATGCAGATTCCGATCAAGCGCTCGCTGGAGCGCGTCCCCGGCGGCTTGATGGTCGTGCCGCTGTTCCTCGGGGCGATCCTCCACACGCTGTTCCCGAACATCGCGACCTTCTTCGGCTCGTTTACCGGCGCCCTGTTCAACGGGGCGCTCCCGATCCTCGCGGTGTTCTTCGTCTGCATGGGCGCGGGCATCGACTTCCGCGCCGCCCCGGCGATCGCCCGCAAGGGCGGGGTGCTGCTGGCTTCCAAGGTCGGCGTGGCGGCGCTCATGGGCGTGGTCGTCGGGCATTTTCTCGGCGAGGCCCCGGTCCTGAGCGGCGCTTTCGCGGGCATCTCGACGCTGGCGATCGTGGCCGCCATGAACGACACCAATGGCGGGCTCTATCTCGCCCTGATGGGCCAGTTCGGCCGCCCGAAGGATGCGGGCGCCTACGCGATCATGAGCCTCGAATCCGGCCCGTTCCTGACCATGGTGACGCTGGGTCTGGCGGGCCTCTCCGCCTTCCCGTGGCCGACGCTGGTGGGCAGCATCCTGCCGCTGCTCATCGGCATGGTGCTGGGCAACCTCGACCGCGACATGCGCGCCTTCCTATCGCGCGCCGCGCCGGTGATGATCCCGTTCTTCGCCTTCGCCCTCGGCTTCGGGCTCGACCTCGCCAAGATCTGGCAGGCGGGCCTGCTCGGCATCGGGCTGGGCGTGGCCGTCGTCGTCGTGACGGGGGCGGTGCTGTTCGTCGCCGACCGTCTCACCGGCGGCAACGGTGTGGCGGGCGTCGCCGCCGCCTCGACGGCCGGCAATGCCGCCGCCGTGCCGGCGATCATCGCGGCCGCCAACCCGGCCTACGCGGACGCCGCCGGGCCCGCGACGGTGCTGGTTGCTGCGAGCGTCGTGGTCACCGCCCTGCTGGTGCCGCTGCTGACCGCCTTCGTGGCCGCCCGGGTCCGGCAGGACGCGGACCAGACCGAGCCTCTGCTGGAGCCGGTCCCGCAGCCCGCGACCACGGCCCACTGA
- the uraH gene encoding hydroxyisourate hydrolase produces MSPVPSLIHRPPPSERQAPDAEPLVLTRRSLAALGLGGVAAAASGSVAHAQAQAVPGKPGTLTAGPVSQAGLGPRLTLHAIDNFHGTPGAGMVCDLSVRDGDTYRPIKTVTTAANGRPPEPLLVDDALKAGQYELLMHVEAYFAALGVTLPSPNFLSRVPIRFRIRDAGQRYHLPVLFTPWGYSYYRGS; encoded by the coding sequence ATGTCACCTGTACCATCGCTGATCCATCGCCCGCCGCCCTCGGAGCGGCAGGCGCCAGACGCGGAGCCCCTTGTCCTGACCCGTCGAAGCCTCGCGGCACTCGGCCTTGGCGGCGTCGCGGCCGCCGCGTCCGGGAGCGTCGCGCACGCCCAGGCGCAGGCGGTGCCGGGCAAGCCCGGGACGCTCACCGCCGGCCCGGTCTCGCAGGCGGGCCTCGGCCCGCGCCTGACGCTGCACGCCATCGACAATTTCCACGGTACGCCGGGTGCCGGGATGGTCTGCGACCTGTCTGTGCGCGACGGCGACACCTACCGGCCGATCAAGACCGTCACCACCGCCGCCAATGGCCGGCCGCCCGAGCCGCTCCTCGTGGACGACGCCCTCAAGGCCGGCCAGTATGAGCTGCTGATGCACGTGGAGGCATATTTCGCGGCGCTGGGCGTCACCCTGCCGAGCCCCAACTTCCTGAGCCGCGTGCCGATCCGCTTCCGGATCCGCGACGCCGGCCAGCGCTACCACCTGCCGGTGCTGTTCACGCCCTGGGGCTATTCCTACTATCGCGGCAGCTGA
- a CDS encoding VOC family protein, whose translation MPVAEGTPVWFELSAGEPDAAQAFYEAVAGWRVVPSPRPEHGGYRIGEADGRPVAGIRRTMPEAPGFPGWAVYLATRDVDAAAARVVELGGRIRFGPVDIPHVGRFAMVSDPQDVVFALMAASSPAESRAFGPVPLGTEPTVGHGVWIELATPDPAGAFAFYGALFGWEKLGSLPMGAMGEYAFIGRGDLRPGAVMSSAATGAPARWNWYIHVADIDAALATVRESGGSVLQGPDPIPGGSYSANIADPAGNRLGLAGPRKAA comes from the coding sequence ATGCCCGTTGCCGAGGGAACACCCGTCTGGTTCGAATTGAGCGCCGGCGAGCCGGATGCGGCTCAGGCTTTCTACGAGGCGGTCGCGGGCTGGCGTGTCGTGCCGTCGCCCAGGCCCGAGCACGGCGGCTACCGGATCGGCGAGGCGGACGGGCGGCCCGTGGCGGGGATCCGGCGGACGATGCCGGAGGCACCGGGGTTCCCCGGATGGGCGGTCTATCTGGCGACCCGCGACGTCGACGCCGCTGCCGCGAGGGTCGTGGAACTCGGCGGCCGGATCCGGTTCGGGCCCGTCGACATCCCCCATGTCGGCCGCTTCGCGATGGTGAGCGATCCGCAGGACGTGGTCTTCGCCCTCATGGCGGCGTCGAGCCCTGCGGAGAGCCGGGCCTTCGGGCCGGTGCCGCTCGGGACCGAGCCGACCGTCGGCCACGGCGTGTGGATTGAGCTCGCGACCCCCGATCCCGCCGGCGCCTTCGCGTTCTACGGCGCGCTGTTCGGCTGGGAGAAGCTCGGTTCCCTGCCGATGGGCGCGATGGGCGAGTACGCCTTCATCGGCCGGGGCGACCTGCGCCCCGGCGCGGTGATGTCGAGCGCGGCGACCGGCGCCCCGGCACGGTGGAACTGGTATATCCACGTCGCCGACATCGACGCCGCACTCGCGACGGTCCGGGAGTCGGGCGGCTCGGTGCTCCAGGGGCCCGACCCGATCCCCGGCGGCAGCTACTCGGCCAACATCGCCGATCCGGCGGGCAACAGGCTCGGCCTCGCCGGCCCGCGCAAGGCAGCGTGA
- a CDS encoding winged helix-turn-helix transcriptional regulator — translation MKLEKITAAGSTPRERRHDDSCGTALALEFIGERWSLLIMRELVFGPRRFGEIRVNLPGISANVLTQRLESLEEAGIVLRDRLPSPASIQVYDLSDWGRDAAPLMRAMGRWAARSPRHDRGLFMSAASAMMSLQALVDPERAASLAVSAGFHFPGEDFVGTVAGGAVRVRRGVMEAPDLAFTGDTLALRRTIYGKAPLVRDGAGGTLAFAGEAGLACAFVDLFALPARTG, via the coding sequence ATGAAGTTAGAAAAAATAACTGCCGCCGGATCGACCCCGCGGGAGCGCCGCCATGACGACAGCTGCGGCACCGCCCTCGCGCTGGAATTCATCGGCGAGCGCTGGTCGCTCCTGATCATGCGCGAGCTCGTGTTCGGCCCGCGCCGCTTCGGCGAGATCCGGGTGAACCTGCCCGGCATCAGCGCCAACGTGCTGACGCAGCGCCTGGAGAGCCTGGAGGAGGCCGGCATCGTCCTGCGCGACCGGCTGCCGTCGCCCGCCAGCATCCAGGTCTACGACCTCTCGGACTGGGGTCGTGACGCTGCCCCGCTGATGCGCGCCATGGGACGCTGGGCGGCGCGCTCTCCGCGGCACGACCGGGGCCTGTTCATGTCGGCGGCGTCGGCCATGATGTCGCTCCAGGCCCTGGTCGATCCGGAGCGGGCCGCGTCGCTGGCCGTGTCGGCCGGATTTCACTTCCCCGGCGAGGACTTCGTCGGGACGGTAGCGGGCGGTGCGGTCCGCGTGCGTCGCGGCGTCATGGAGGCCCCAGACCTCGCCTTCACGGGCGATACCCTGGCGCTGCGCCGGACGATCTACGGCAAGGCGCCCCTCGTCCGGGACGGCGCCGGCGGCACGCTCGCCTTCGCGGGCGAGGCCGGTCTGGCGTGCGCCTTCGTCGACCTGTTCGCGCTGCCGGCCCGGACAGGCTGA
- the pdxA gene encoding 4-hydroxythreonine-4-phosphate dehydrogenase PdxA, giving the protein MTQHLAITMGDPAGIGPEIIVKAAARLKDRIAAGDLRLMIIGSAPALRRAEAALKLLPEQIPEVAEDGDWPALCCLQADAEGAPIEPGRLSADGGRFAYKAIEAGVRLAMAGKIGGIVTAPLNKEALNKAGYHYAGHTEMLAELTGVRGSVMMLAHGNMRVSHVTTHVALEDVPKRVTPERLRLVIDLTDKTLKGLGLAKPKIAVAALNPHAGEGGLFGRQDIDVSTPVIEAANADGLDIHGPVPGDTVFVKLRAGQYDAVVAMYHDQGHIPVKLLGFEIDPATGKWMDLSGVNITLGLPIIRTSVDHGTAFDIAGKGIANERSLIEAIEFAERLAANRAA; this is encoded by the coding sequence ATGACCCAACATCTGGCCATCACCATGGGCGATCCGGCCGGCATCGGCCCGGAGATCATCGTCAAGGCCGCGGCCCGCCTGAAGGACCGCATCGCCGCGGGCGACCTGCGCCTGATGATCATCGGCAGCGCCCCGGCCCTGCGCCGCGCCGAGGCGGCCCTGAAGCTCCTGCCCGAGCAAATCCCCGAGGTCGCCGAGGACGGCGACTGGCCGGCCCTGTGCTGCCTCCAGGCCGATGCCGAGGGCGCGCCGATCGAGCCGGGCCGGCTCTCGGCCGATGGCGGGCGCTTCGCCTACAAGGCGATCGAGGCCGGGGTCCGCCTCGCCATGGCCGGCAAGATCGGCGGCATCGTCACGGCGCCGTTGAACAAGGAGGCGCTCAACAAGGCGGGGTATCATTATGCCGGCCACACCGAGATGCTTGCCGAGCTGACCGGCGTGCGCGGCTCGGTGATGATGCTGGCCCACGGCAACATGCGGGTGTCCCACGTCACCACCCACGTCGCCCTGGAGGACGTGCCGAAGCGCGTGACCCCGGAGCGCCTGCGCCTCGTCATCGACCTCACCGACAAGACCCTGAAGGGGCTGGGCCTCGCCAAGCCCAAGATCGCGGTGGCGGCGCTCAACCCCCATGCCGGCGAAGGCGGCCTGTTCGGGCGCCAGGACATCGACGTCAGCACCCCGGTGATCGAGGCCGCCAATGCCGACGGGCTCGACATCCACGGGCCGGTGCCGGGCGACACGGTATTCGTGAAGCTACGCGCCGGCCAGTACGACGCGGTGGTCGCGATGTATCACGACCAGGGGCACATTCCGGTGAAGCTGCTCGGCTTCGAGATCGACCCGGCCACGGGGAAGTGGATGGACCTGTCGGGCGTGAACATCACGCTCGGTCTGCCGATCATCCGCACCTCGGTCGATCACGGCACCGCCTTCGACATCGCCGGCAAGGGGATCGCCAACGAGCGCAGCCTGATCGAGGCGATCGAGTTCGCGGAACGGCTCGCCGCCAACCGAGCGGCGTGA
- a CDS encoding MCP four helix bundle domain-containing protein, producing the protein MPLKSLSIRSKLIAAFAVLLLLLGGLSLVGLRSASTLNGLLLDVETNWLPSVRAASQIDALTGRYTTSLLRHILTEEPQMLASVDKDLAERGQKIDAATKSYEKLISSAEERALYEAFARDWGTLSSVVEPILALSRKGEKAQALSQYEAKVVGPRRNASVALDKIIKLNQDGAEQAASESQATYAQTRAMLIGVGLFAVALSIGLAAMIILSIARGINSVVQPMQALADGDLSVAIPHQGQKTEIGTIANAVQVFKNGLLRMKALEEETAVARLEAEEQRKTGMRQMADGFEAAVGGIIGMVSSSATELQATAQTMTATATETASQSTTVAAAAEEAASNVNTVAAAAEELGSSVQEIGRQVAGSAELAQRAVHEADQTGTLVQELSAAVSRIGDVVGLISNIAGQTNLLALNATIEAARAGAAGKGFAVVASEVKALAEQTAKATNEISGQIAQIQASTGQAVTSIGGITGRIREISGVATSIAAAVEQQGAATQEIVRNVAQAAMGTGEVTSNISGVANAAEETGAAASQVLGAASELSRQSEHLGAEVARFLATVRAA; encoded by the coding sequence GTGCCGCTCAAGTCCCTGTCCATCCGCAGCAAACTGATTGCTGCCTTCGCCGTTCTGCTCCTGCTTCTCGGCGGCCTGAGCCTCGTAGGCCTTCGAAGCGCCTCAACGCTCAACGGGCTTCTCCTCGATGTCGAGACGAACTGGCTGCCGAGCGTGCGCGCCGCAAGTCAGATCGATGCCCTGACCGGGCGGTATACCACCAGCCTGCTCCGTCATATCTTGACGGAGGAGCCGCAGATGCTGGCTAGCGTCGACAAGGATCTTGCCGAACGGGGTCAGAAAATCGATGCGGCCACGAAAAGCTACGAAAAGCTGATCAGTTCTGCTGAGGAACGCGCGCTCTACGAAGCGTTCGCCCGGGATTGGGGGACGCTCTCAAGTGTCGTCGAGCCGATCCTCGCGCTGTCCCGCAAGGGCGAGAAGGCGCAAGCGCTCAGCCAATACGAGGCCAAGGTGGTCGGGCCGCGTCGGAACGCCTCGGTGGCGCTGGATAAGATCATCAAGCTCAACCAGGATGGCGCCGAGCAGGCCGCGAGCGAAAGCCAGGCCACATACGCTCAGACGCGCGCCATGCTCATCGGCGTCGGCCTTTTCGCCGTGGCTCTGTCGATCGGGTTGGCTGCCATGATCATCTTGAGCATCGCGCGCGGCATCAACTCGGTGGTGCAACCGATGCAGGCGCTCGCCGACGGCGACCTCTCCGTCGCCATCCCGCATCAGGGCCAGAAGACGGAGATCGGAACGATCGCGAATGCCGTGCAGGTGTTCAAGAATGGCCTGCTCCGCATGAAGGCGCTGGAAGAAGAGACCGCGGTGGCGCGTCTGGAAGCCGAGGAGCAGCGCAAGACCGGGATGCGCCAGATGGCCGACGGCTTCGAGGCTGCCGTCGGCGGCATCATCGGCATGGTCTCGTCGTCGGCGACCGAATTGCAGGCCACCGCTCAGACCATGACGGCCACGGCAACCGAGACCGCCAGCCAGTCGACCACCGTGGCGGCTGCCGCCGAGGAGGCCGCCTCCAACGTCAACACCGTCGCGGCGGCGGCGGAGGAGCTGGGCTCGTCGGTCCAGGAGATCGGCCGCCAGGTCGCGGGCTCGGCCGAGCTGGCGCAGCGCGCCGTGCACGAGGCCGACCAGACCGGCACCCTGGTGCAGGAGCTGAGTGCCGCCGTCTCGCGGATCGGCGATGTGGTCGGCTTGATCTCGAACATCGCCGGGCAGACCAACCTGCTGGCCCTCAACGCCACCATCGAGGCGGCGCGCGCGGGTGCGGCGGGCAAGGGCTTTGCCGTCGTCGCCTCCGAGGTGAAGGCGCTGGCCGAGCAGACCGCCAAGGCGACGAACGAGATCTCCGGCCAGATCGCGCAGATCCAGGCCTCGACCGGGCAGGCGGTGACGTCGATCGGCGGCATCACCGGGCGGATCCGCGAGATCAGCGGCGTGGCGACCTCGATCGCCGCGGCCGTCGAGCAGCAGGGGGCGGCCACCCAGGAGATCGTGCGCAACGTCGCTCAGGCCGCCATGGGCACCGGCGAGGTGACGAGCAACATCTCCGGTGTGGCCAATGCGGCCGAGGAGACGGGGGCGGCCGCCAGCCAAGTTCTGGGAGCAGCCTCGGAATTGTCGCGCCAGTCCGAGCACCTCGGCGCGGAGGTCGCGCGCTTCCTTGCCACCGTGCGCGCCGCCTGA
- a CDS encoding VOC family protein, with protein MTSVKLTTCLWFDHGEARRAAQFYADTFPDSHVGAPMNAPSDYPSGSAGAELTVSFTVLGRPFVGLNGGPAFKPNQAVSFMVLTEDQAETDRYWDAIVGNGGEESQCGWCRDRWGFSWQITPRALLRANSDPDREAARRAFEAMMTMRKIDIARIEAALRGGAADA; from the coding sequence ATGACGAGCGTGAAGCTGACGACCTGCCTGTGGTTCGACCACGGCGAGGCCCGCAGGGCCGCGCAATTCTACGCCGACACCTTCCCGGACAGCCATGTCGGCGCCCCCATGAACGCCCCGTCGGATTACCCGAGCGGGTCGGCGGGCGCCGAACTCACGGTCTCGTTCACCGTGCTCGGCCGTCCGTTCGTCGGCCTGAACGGCGGACCCGCCTTCAAGCCCAACCAGGCAGTCAGCTTCATGGTGCTGACCGAGGATCAGGCGGAGACCGACCGCTACTGGGACGCCATCGTGGGCAACGGCGGGGAAGAGAGCCAGTGCGGCTGGTGCCGGGACCGCTGGGGCTTCTCCTGGCAGATCACGCCGCGCGCGCTCCTGCGCGCCAACAGCGATCCCGACAGGGAAGCGGCGCGGCGCGCGTTCGAGGCGATGATGACCATGCGCAAGATCGACATCGCCCGGATCGAAGCGGCGCTCCGCGGAGGTGCCGCCGATGCGTAG
- the uraH gene encoding hydroxyisourate hydrolase: MAGISTHVLDTDRGRPAAGVRIDFSVLEGETWRLVKTVTTNVDGRTDAPILAASEARAGQYELAFHVDDYFRGRPGTDEADIFIDNPVVRFAIFDPKQHYHVPMLCAPGSFTTYRGS; the protein is encoded by the coding sequence ATGGCCGGCATCTCGACCCACGTCCTCGACACCGATCGCGGGCGCCCCGCCGCCGGGGTCCGGATCGACTTCTCCGTGCTGGAGGGCGAGACGTGGCGGCTGGTGAAGACCGTGACGACCAACGTGGACGGCCGGACCGACGCGCCGATCCTGGCGGCGAGCGAGGCCAGGGCCGGCCAGTACGAGTTGGCCTTCCACGTCGACGACTATTTCCGGGGCCGCCCCGGCACCGACGAGGCCGATATCTTCATCGACAATCCCGTGGTGCGCTTCGCGATCTTCGACCCGAAGCAGCATTATCACGTGCCGATGCTCTGTGCGCCCGGCAGCTTCACCACCTATCGCGGCAGCTGA
- a CDS encoding DUF2934 domain-containing protein, translated as MPVPTGAPPPPRAPDSITFEQIRERAYELWERNHRPEGFEIEFWLLAERELRKERERQKATDTPPS; from the coding sequence GTGCCCGTCCCCACGGGCGCGCCTCCGCCGCCCCGGGCGCCGGATTCCATCACCTTCGAGCAGATCCGCGAGCGCGCCTACGAATTGTGGGAGCGCAATCACCGGCCCGAAGGATTCGAGATCGAGTTCTGGCTCCTGGCCGAACGGGAGCTGCGCAAGGAGCGCGAGCGTCAGAAGGCCACCGACACGCCGCCGAGCTAG
- a CDS encoding FadR/GntR family transcriptional regulator produces the protein MSSALTGRAEASDPALRPVSAPVRPIAPADGIYRAIRAGIADGTYADNTRLPGEHDLARHFQVSRPVVRAALDRLRREGAIVSRQGAGSFVRPRGPSPAPGFAPVESIADIQRCYEFRLTIEPAAAGHAAARRDAAALARIEAALDRLAVATRQEQHREDADFAFHHAIAAAANNHYFAASLQALQSHIAVGMKIHGLALLGPNSGLRGVLEEHRGIFAAIRDGDAEAARARMEAHIRRSRDRLFEGRLLDLSMSPP, from the coding sequence ATGTCGTCAGCCCTGACCGGCCGAGCGGAGGCCTCCGATCCGGCATTACGTCCCGTGTCCGCGCCGGTGCGGCCGATCGCCCCGGCCGACGGCATCTACCGCGCGATCCGCGCGGGCATCGCCGACGGCACCTACGCGGACAATACCCGCCTGCCGGGCGAGCACGATCTCGCCCGCCACTTCCAGGTGTCCCGGCCGGTGGTGCGGGCGGCCCTCGACCGGCTGCGCCGCGAGGGTGCGATCGTCTCGCGACAGGGGGCGGGCAGCTTCGTCCGGCCGCGCGGGCCGAGCCCGGCACCGGGATTCGCGCCGGTGGAGAGCATCGCCGACATCCAGCGCTGCTACGAGTTCCGCCTGACGATCGAGCCCGCCGCCGCCGGCCACGCCGCGGCACGCCGCGACGCGGCCGCGCTGGCCCGGATCGAGGCCGCCCTCGACCGCCTCGCCGTCGCCACCCGCCAGGAGCAGCATCGGGAGGACGCCGATTTCGCCTTCCACCACGCGATCGCGGCAGCGGCCAACAACCATTATTTCGCGGCGTCCCTGCAGGCGCTGCAATCGCACATTGCGGTCGGCATGAAGATCCACGGTCTCGCGCTGCTCGGCCCGAATTCCGGCTTGCGCGGGGTGCTGGAGGAGCATCGCGGGATCTTCGCGGCGATCCGCGACGGCGATGCCGAGGCCGCCCGCGCCCGCATGGAGGCCCATATCCGCCGCTCGCGCGACCGCCTGTTCGAGGGGCGGCTCCTCGACCTGTCGATGTCGCCGCCTTGA
- a CDS encoding dihydrofolate reductase family protein gives MRRITGSLFQSLDGVIQAPGGPEEDQTGFRHGGWTFPYFDGALDGPMGRLLGGEYELLLGRRTYEIFAAYWPHNGDQPIGATFNAVRKHVVTSSDRALDWNNSHRLVGDPVAAVAGLKDSDGPDLLIQGSSLLYPALLPAGLIDQIVLITFPVMLGRGKRWYADDPATARSWTPIEQAHAPNGVHFAAFAQGGAVQTGSFATKPPSEEERALRRRQAEGRW, from the coding sequence ATGCGTAGGATCACCGGCTCGCTGTTCCAGTCGCTCGACGGCGTGATCCAGGCACCGGGTGGGCCGGAGGAGGATCAGACCGGGTTCCGGCACGGCGGCTGGACCTTCCCGTACTTCGACGGCGCCCTCGACGGCCCGATGGGACGGCTGCTCGGAGGCGAATATGAATTGCTGCTCGGACGGCGGACCTACGAGATCTTCGCCGCCTACTGGCCGCACAACGGCGACCAGCCGATCGGGGCGACCTTCAATGCCGTGCGCAAGCATGTCGTGACGTCGTCCGACCGGGCGCTGGACTGGAACAACAGCCACCGTCTCGTCGGCGATCCGGTCGCGGCGGTCGCGGGCCTCAAGGACAGCGACGGTCCCGATCTCCTCATCCAGGGCAGCAGCCTGCTGTACCCGGCCCTGCTCCCGGCCGGGCTCATCGATCAGATCGTGCTGATCACCTTCCCGGTCATGCTCGGCCGCGGCAAGCGCTGGTACGCGGACGATCCGGCGACAGCCCGCTCGTGGACGCCGATCGAGCAGGCGCACGCGCCGAACGGCGTCCACTTCGCGGCGTTCGCGCAGGGTGGTGCGGTTCAGACCGGCAGCTTCGCCACCAAGCCCCCGAGCGAGGAGGAGCGCGCGCTCCGCAGGCGCCAAGCGGAAGGCCGCTGGTGA